Genomic window (Chryseobacterium bernardetii):
AAAAGAAATGAATACATGAAAAAAACATTATTAAAAGAACTTGGATATGAGAAAAAGAAAGAACTGCTTCCTGCTATTTTTTCACATATAACTCCTATGGATGTCTCTAAAATAAAAAGAGACCGCCCCTTCAGACTAGCTCATACCAATATTCACCAGTCAGAAATCTATTGTTTAAGAATATATAAAGATGGAATTAACATATCTACAGAATAATAAAGAGAAATATATCCATGTATTTTCATGCTGTATCCCTGTTAAAGGCCATGAAAGAGGCGCAATATATGATCTTCAGAGAGAAGATATTGAATTTGTACCCAATACGATGATCGATTTTTTAGACTATATAAAAAATAAAAAGCTAAACTCTGTTCTTAAAGAATTTGAAACAGATGAAATGGTATTAACATACCTGGATTTCTTAGAAAAGAATGAATTTATTTTTTATTCTGATAAAGAGTTTTTTCCGGAATTATCAGCCCAAAGTATCAATGAGGATACTTCTGCTATACAGTTTGTCACAATAACTCATTCAAATCTGATTAAAGATAATTGGAACCAGGTGGTTAAGAATGTTAATGAACTTGGAGTGAAAAGACTACATGTCCATATTAATGATCCTGATTGTATGGAAGAAATAAATCATATTCTGTACTCATTGGATTATTCCAGAGTAACGAATATTTCGTTTTCAATGCCTTATCAGAAAGTTGATAAAAAATTATATAAGAATAACAGGCTAAAGACCGTATACCTTTTTAACTCACCCAAAGCAAAGGTAACTGTTAATAATGAAGTGACCAGTGTTTTTATAACAGCAGGAGATGATAAGATATTTTTACCTAAATTTAGTATTAATACTGTTGATATTAACATGACAGCTTACAATATTGCAAGAAATTACAATTTATCATTATATAAAACGGTATTTGTAGATGAATACGGGAATATTAAATTTAATATAACCGATACATTAAGTTATGGTAATATCACGAATTCATTCGAAGAAATAACAAGAAAAACTATTCCCGAGCTGGCAAAAGTCTGGAATATCAAAAAGGAGCATATTGCCCCCTGTAATATCTGTGAATTCAGATTATGCTGTACAGTGGTTCAGGTTCCTTTCAAAACCGAGAATGGCTACGTTATGAAATGTAATTATGATCCACATAATGCAGAACTAAATTAAGAAACCATGAGTAAAAAATTAATTGGATGTTGGATATTATTCTTTTTTGGCTTTATAATGCAAAGCTGTAAAAATTATTATTATCTGAAACATACTCCTGCAATAAAAAATGAAGACGGAAATAATACCCATACCTTAAAGTTTGCTCATGAAGCTATACCATTTACTACTTATGCAGACTATCATTACAATACAGTAAATAAAAAATACATTTTCTTTACTACAAAAGAAGTAAGCCGTATTCTTAATTCAAAATTTAAGAAGCCATTCAATGAACAGTTTCTGTTTATGTATACTAACATGAGTATTTATAATAATTTGTTAGGCTTTTATTATGAAGGGATTTCATTAGAGGATGTTAAAAAAAGCTATGATAGAATGCCGGATGTTGATTTAGGAAACGGAGCTTTGTATACATATCGTTCAGAAAAGTTTAATGTTGTAGATATTTACAGAAAATCTGAAGGTGGGGTTATAAGGTTTGTTAATCTGAACAATCCGGATGAAGAAGACCCTCAGAACAAAAAATTTCATCGTGAAGTCAATACCCTGTTTTTTAATCTCAACAGTAATTTGTGGGATAAAAGTGCAGTAGACTTTCAATAAACTGTAGAAATATGGTTGAAAGTATATCCAATATCTTAAAGTATCTTGAGAAAAAAGATATTTACTTAGACAAAAAAGAATTTTCATATCAGGTCAATTCTCATCCTGCATTTCCAAGCTTACTGTCAATAGTAAGTGCTTTGAATGTTAATAAAATTTCTAATTACGCAATTGAAATAGATAATTCTGAGATCAATGAACTTCCTGAAGATTTTATGACATTTATAGAATTTACAGATCATAAGCAGGAGTTTACATTTGTTGAGAAAATAAGTGGAGGATATCTCATTAGCGGAAAGCATAAAATGTCCGAAAAAGATTTTCTTTTGAAATGGAATAATATTGTTGTTCTGCTTGATGAACCTGTGACTTTTCCAGTAAAGAAAAAAAAGCGAGGGTACAGGATGCTTTTTGTAAGCATTATTATAGTAGCTTTACTAATATACAGCTATTATCAGATGAATATATTCCGTTTTATTTATCTTTTTTTA
Coding sequences:
- a CDS encoding vitamin K epoxide reductase family protein, with protein sequence MVESISNILKYLEKKDIYLDKKEFSYQVNSHPAFPSLLSIVSALNVNKISNYAIEIDNSEINELPEDFMTFIEFTDHKQEFTFVEKISGGYLISGKHKMSEKDFLLKWNNIVVLLDEPVTFPVKKKKRGYRMLFVSIIIVALLIYSYYQMNIFRFIYLFLSLCGFLLSVLSLRKVFGIESPVMNKVCSGTYTDCSFSEEEKNRSFISGFGDYSLVYFFTNIISVLYLDTITFITMQKILLIIIVPIVGYSLFYQFFRIKKVCPVCIGIITLLLLQTYILFL